The following proteins are encoded in a genomic region of Pseudomonas sp. Os17:
- a CDS encoding amino acid ABC transporter permease, whose product MPSLDLSIVTPYSELLATGLWWTLVLFLSASVLSLMAGIAFALIVLYTPKLVSLPIRFLTWLLMGTPLLLQLYVIYYGLVQVGIDIPALAAGIIGLSLHFAVYNADVIRAGVLSVDPGQIEGARSIGLSRSQAQRYVVVPQALRNTLAPLGNNLIVLLKDTSLVSIIGIAELVYSAQRAVSETYSPFEFYLAVAVIYYAVNLVLEAGLHLLENKVEMSR is encoded by the coding sequence ATGCCAAGCCTCGACCTGAGTATCGTGACACCCTATTCCGAACTGCTGGCCACCGGGCTCTGGTGGACCCTCGTCCTGTTCCTCAGCGCCAGTGTGTTGAGCCTGATGGCCGGCATCGCCTTTGCCCTGATCGTGCTCTACACCCCGAAACTGGTCTCCCTGCCCATACGTTTCCTGACCTGGCTACTGATGGGCACGCCCCTGCTGCTGCAGCTGTACGTGATCTATTACGGCCTGGTGCAAGTGGGGATCGATATCCCGGCCCTCGCGGCCGGCATCATCGGCCTGAGCCTGCATTTTGCGGTCTACAACGCCGACGTGATTCGTGCCGGAGTCCTGTCGGTCGACCCCGGGCAGATTGAAGGCGCGCGCTCCATTGGCCTGAGCCGCAGCCAGGCGCAACGCTACGTGGTGGTGCCACAGGCACTGCGCAATACCCTGGCCCCGCTGGGCAACAACCTGATCGTCCTGCTCAAGGACACCTCCCTGGTGTCGATCATCGGCATTGCCGAGCTGGTCTACAGCGCCCAGCGCGCCGTGAGCGAAACCTACAGCCCGTTCGAATTCTATCTGGCCGTCGCGGTGATCTATT
- a CDS encoding amino acid ABC transporter permease has product MDLTLIQRTLPFFLEAAWVTVHVSLLALLLGLLVAVVLVAARLSGFFMLRCLARVYISVFRGTPCLVQLFLLYFGGPQIGLELEPLSAGVIGLGLNIAAYMAESIRGAISNVDPGQVEAARSIGFGKGQTLWLITLPQTAKLMIRPLGVNAVALIKGSALVSTISVVELSYTAQRFISSTYKPFEIFTVSAILYIAMVYTVRLMVDLLDKRFAAK; this is encoded by the coding sequence ATGGATCTGACACTTATACAGCGCACCCTGCCGTTCTTTCTGGAGGCGGCCTGGGTCACGGTGCACGTTTCGCTGCTGGCGCTGCTGCTGGGCTTGTTGGTGGCGGTGGTGCTGGTGGCAGCCCGGCTGTCCGGCTTCTTCATGCTTCGCTGCCTGGCCCGGGTCTACATCAGCGTTTTTCGTGGCACCCCCTGCCTGGTCCAGCTGTTCCTTCTCTACTTTGGCGGCCCGCAGATCGGCCTTGAGCTGGAACCGTTGTCCGCCGGCGTCATCGGCCTGGGCCTGAACATCGCGGCCTACATGGCCGAATCCATTCGTGGCGCAATCAGCAACGTGGACCCCGGCCAGGTCGAGGCGGCGCGTTCAATCGGTTTCGGCAAGGGCCAGACCCTGTGGCTGATTACCCTCCCGCAAACCGCCAAGTTGATGATCAGGCCACTGGGGGTCAATGCGGTCGCGCTGATCAAAGGCTCGGCCCTGGTGTCGACCATCTCCGTGGTCGAGCTTTCCTATACCGCGCAGCGTTTCATCAGCTCCACGTACAAGCCATTCGAGATCTTCACGGTGTCGGCCATTTTGTACATCGCCATGGTCTACACGGTCAGGCTGATGGTGGACCTCCTCGATAAACGCTTCGCGGCCAAGTGA
- a CDS encoding ABC transporter substrate-binding protein produces MLTRTLKCLFAASTVAAAALLCPLAAQADDLQSIQASKEIRIAMSGQYSPFSFANEQNQIVGFDASISEALAQRLGVKVSIVTTPFDGIIAGLLAKKYDAIIASMTITPERQKAVDFVGPYYHAGRTIVVKEDSPINSLDDLKEVKVGVTLGDAHDKWARARGNLKVKTYKGLPEMLVDLDAGRLDALVMDSVPVLVAVKETGQKVRIITPPQQDGGIEGMGIALRKNNPELKAAMQQALNDMLADGSYEKISMQWIGKDIR; encoded by the coding sequence ATGCTAACCAGAACGCTCAAGTGTCTGTTTGCTGCATCCACCGTCGCGGCCGCGGCGCTCCTGTGCCCTTTAGCCGCTCAGGCTGATGACTTGCAATCGATCCAGGCATCCAAAGAGATTCGCATCGCCATGAGCGGGCAGTACTCGCCCTTCAGCTTTGCCAACGAGCAGAACCAGATCGTCGGCTTCGACGCCTCCATCAGCGAAGCCCTGGCCCAACGGCTCGGGGTGAAAGTCAGCATCGTCACCACCCCCTTCGACGGGATCATTGCCGGGCTCCTGGCAAAAAAATACGACGCCATCATCGCCTCCATGACCATTACCCCGGAGCGCCAAAAGGCCGTGGACTTCGTCGGCCCCTACTACCACGCCGGCCGCACCATCGTGGTGAAAGAAGACTCCCCGATCAACAGCCTGGATGACCTGAAGGAGGTGAAGGTGGGCGTCACCCTGGGCGATGCCCACGACAAATGGGCCAGGGCGCGGGGCAACCTGAAGGTGAAAACCTATAAAGGGCTTCCCGAGATGCTGGTCGACCTGGACGCCGGGCGCCTCGACGCGCTGGTGATGGACAGCGTTCCGGTGCTGGTGGCCGTCAAGGAAACCGGGCAGAAAGTGCGCATCATCACCCCACCCCAACAGGATGGCGGCATCGAAGGCATGGGCATTGCGCTGCGCAAGAACAACCCCGAACTCAAGGCCGCGATGCAGCAGGCGCTGAACGACATGCTGGCCGATGGCAGCTACGAAAAGATCTCGATGCAGTGGATTGGCAAGGACATTCGCTGA